One Agrobacterium vaccinii DNA window includes the following coding sequences:
- a CDS encoding transglutaminase family protein: protein MLYDLTLHMGYIYDTLASGARHIIRIMPLSIPGRQRLIAGTLSVSPSPDERTVFNDFFQQSATSVFLRASHDKLDIRMQARVSVESPSLTADFSPQLARLPAELASVWSLDPQSPHHLAGISPRIGENAAIAAYARETIQPGMTIREIAMALCKRIYKDFKYDGEATTVDTTPAEAFKLKRGVCQDFSHIMISALRSLGIPAGYVSGFLRTIPPAGKERLEGADAMHAWVRVWCGEATGYIELDPTNDIVAGSDHIVVGYGRDYADIAPVIGVLKSYGNQQTTQAVDVIPVKH, encoded by the coding sequence ATGCTCTACGATCTGACGCTGCACATGGGCTATATCTACGATACGCTGGCATCCGGCGCGCGCCACATCATCCGCATCATGCCGCTGTCCATCCCCGGTCGGCAAAGGCTGATCGCAGGCACGCTCAGCGTTTCCCCCTCCCCGGATGAGCGCACCGTCTTCAATGATTTTTTCCAGCAAAGCGCTACGTCCGTTTTCCTGCGCGCCTCCCACGACAAGCTGGATATCCGCATGCAGGCTCGCGTGTCCGTGGAGAGCCCGTCTCTGACGGCAGATTTCTCGCCGCAACTTGCGAGACTGCCCGCCGAACTGGCCAGCGTCTGGTCGCTCGATCCACAGTCACCGCATCATCTGGCAGGCATCAGCCCGCGCATCGGTGAGAACGCAGCCATTGCGGCCTACGCCCGCGAAACGATCCAGCCCGGCATGACCATCCGCGAAATCGCGATGGCGCTGTGCAAGCGCATCTACAAGGACTTCAAATATGATGGCGAAGCGACCACGGTAGACACCACACCGGCGGAAGCCTTCAAGCTAAAACGCGGCGTTTGCCAGGATTTCTCGCATATCATGATTTCGGCACTGCGCAGCCTCGGCATTCCTGCCGGTTACGTCAGCGGCTTCCTGCGCACCATACCGCCAGCGGGCAAGGAACGGCTGGAAGGTGCAGACGCCATGCATGCCTGGGTGCGCGTCTGGTGTGGAGAGGCGACGGGTTACATCGAACTCGACCCGACCAATGACATCGTCGCTGGCAGCGACCACATCGTAGTCGGCTACGGTCGAGATTACGCCGATATCGCCCCCGTTATCGGCGTGCTGAAAAGCTACGGCAACCAGCAGACCACGCAGGCCGTCGACGTCATTCCCGTCAAGCATTGA
- a CDS encoding vWA domain-containing protein, with product MTKRVRALLTDRQGNFAMMTALTLPLLMGFAGAGLELTKALQVKSDLQNAADSGTLAAATKFRETEGKLSDDQLKAEVKQFLGATDFAKELKPADKQELDENINSVASRFKTSKGDGFRIATTVSYKMPLNPLLSFIGAKTLTLSATSTSESSFNNGSPLSMYLVLDRSGSMSFKTDTIDKSKSSCQNFTVENWTSKPSTVKASSPCYVAKSTSLKTAVNYLVATLNTSDITYKASGSPESTFVRTGAIAYNDKSFAGQDIDWGTQKANAYVQAIPLVPEGGTNADAALITAFNALKSTNTKESDEHKKKGNLSFKRYIVLMTDGEMTGSSNSWNAAVDASVRATCAKAKADDIDIFTVAFMAPPKGKSLLQACATSADNYYAPENMEEIVAAFGDIARKASGNVSRLTN from the coding sequence ATGACGAAACGGGTGCGCGCACTGCTGACAGACAGACAGGGCAATTTTGCCATGATGACGGCGCTGACGCTGCCTTTGCTGATGGGTTTTGCGGGCGCTGGTCTTGAACTGACCAAGGCCCTGCAGGTCAAATCCGATCTCCAGAACGCAGCCGATTCGGGCACGCTTGCTGCCGCCACCAAGTTTCGTGAGACCGAGGGCAAGTTGAGCGACGACCAGCTCAAGGCAGAAGTGAAACAATTCCTCGGTGCGACGGATTTCGCAAAGGAACTGAAGCCTGCCGACAAGCAAGAGCTGGACGAGAACATCAACTCGGTCGCTTCCCGGTTCAAGACATCCAAGGGCGATGGCTTCCGCATCGCCACCACCGTCAGCTACAAAATGCCGCTGAACCCGCTGCTGAGCTTCATCGGCGCCAAAACGCTGACACTCAGCGCCACCAGCACGTCCGAAAGCAGCTTCAACAACGGCTCGCCGCTATCGATGTATCTTGTCCTGGACCGCTCCGGCTCAATGTCCTTCAAGACCGATACGATCGACAAAAGCAAAAGCTCCTGTCAGAATTTCACGGTGGAGAACTGGACCTCGAAACCCTCGACGGTTAAAGCCTCGAGCCCGTGTTACGTGGCAAAGAGCACCTCGCTAAAAACCGCCGTCAACTATCTGGTGGCGACCCTCAACACATCCGATATCACCTACAAGGCGAGCGGATCACCTGAATCGACCTTTGTCCGCACCGGCGCAATCGCCTATAACGACAAAAGCTTTGCCGGGCAGGATATCGACTGGGGAACGCAAAAGGCCAATGCCTATGTGCAAGCCATCCCGCTCGTCCCGGAAGGCGGAACCAATGCGGACGCCGCGCTCATTACCGCCTTCAACGCACTGAAAAGTACCAACACCAAAGAAAGTGACGAGCACAAGAAGAAAGGCAATCTTTCGTTCAAGCGATACATTGTTTTGATGACGGATGGTGAAATGACCGGATCGAGCAACAGCTGGAACGCGGCGGTGGATGCTTCAGTGCGCGCCACCTGCGCCAAAGCGAAGGCCGACGATATCGACATCTTCACCGTCGCCTTCATGGCGCCGCCCAAGGGCAAATCGCTTCTCCAGGCCTGCGCCACCAGCGCGGACAACTATTACGCGCCGGAAAATATGGAAGAAATCGTTGCTGCCTTTGGTGATATCGCCCGAAAAGCCTCTGGAAATGTCAGCCGCCTGACCAACTGA
- a CDS encoding glycogen/starch/alpha-glucan phosphorylase, whose amino-acid sequence MINKLVTNDLPRPAPRSSEPEVLASEIIERLTYRIGKDVKVAKPHDWLTATILVIRDRVIDKWMESTRKAYQHDSKRVYYLSLEFLIGRLMRDAISNLGLMGEIKDALTSLGVEFDVIAGLEPDAALGNGGLGRLAACFMESMATVDIPAYGYGIRYVHGLFRQQMADGWQVELPETWLAHGNPWEFERRESSYEIGYGGSVETVGGYEEPQRFVWKPAERVIATAFDTPVVGWRGTRVNTLRLWSAQPIDPILLDAFNAGDHIGALRESNKAEALTRVLYPADANPAGQELRLRQEYFFSSASLQDILRRHLQQYPDLTNLPEKVSIQLNDTHPAISIAELMRLLCDIHGMEFEEAWTLTRGTFSYTNHTLLPEALESWPVPLLERLLPRHMQIIYAINANTLLVARKEQTMSDQQVRSISLIEEGGERRVRMGNLAFIGSHSINGVSALHTELMKVTVFSDLHKLYPDRINNKTNGITPRRWLMQCNPGLTDLIRQSIGDEFLDDAEKLAALDRFAEDKGFREKFAEIKRQNKARLANVVAQRMGIRLDPSAMFDIQIKRIHEYKRQLLNLVEAVALYDQIRSRPELDWVPRVKFFAGKAAPSYHNAKLIIKLANDIARVINNDPAVRGLLKVVFIPNYNVSLAEIMVPAADLSEQISTAGMEASGTGNMKFGLNGALTIGTLDGANVEMLEHVGKDNIVIFGKTAEEVSQARSEGHDPRAIIENSAELSQALSSIASGVFSPDDRSRFSELMDGIYNNDWFMVAADFDAYAQAQRDVDAIWSDPSSWYEKTVRNTARMGWFSSDRTIRQYATEIWRA is encoded by the coding sequence ATGATCAATAAACTCGTCACCAACGATCTTCCTCGTCCCGCCCCGCGTAGTTCGGAACCAGAAGTTCTCGCTTCCGAAATCATCGAGCGACTGACCTACCGCATCGGCAAGGACGTCAAGGTTGCCAAGCCGCACGACTGGCTGACCGCCACCATTCTGGTCATCAGAGACCGCGTCATCGACAAGTGGATGGAATCTACCCGCAAAGCCTATCAGCACGACAGCAAGCGCGTTTATTATCTGTCGCTGGAATTCCTCATCGGTCGCCTGATGCGCGATGCCATCTCCAACCTTGGCCTGATGGGCGAAATCAAGGATGCGCTGACATCGCTGGGTGTCGAGTTCGACGTCATTGCCGGTCTGGAGCCGGATGCCGCCCTTGGTAATGGCGGCCTTGGCCGTCTCGCTGCCTGTTTCATGGAATCCATGGCGACCGTCGATATCCCGGCCTATGGCTACGGCATCCGTTACGTGCACGGCCTGTTCCGCCAGCAGATGGCCGACGGCTGGCAGGTGGAACTGCCCGAGACATGGCTTGCACACGGCAACCCCTGGGAATTCGAGCGTCGTGAAAGCTCCTACGAAATCGGTTACGGCGGTTCCGTCGAGACCGTCGGCGGCTATGAAGAGCCGCAGCGCTTCGTCTGGAAGCCTGCCGAGCGCGTCATCGCCACCGCCTTCGACACGCCGGTCGTCGGCTGGCGCGGCACCCGCGTCAACACGCTGCGCCTCTGGTCTGCCCAGCCGATCGACCCGATTCTGCTTGACGCCTTCAATGCGGGCGACCACATCGGTGCTCTCAGAGAAAGCAACAAGGCCGAGGCCCTGACCCGCGTTCTCTACCCTGCGGATGCCAATCCTGCCGGTCAGGAGCTGCGTCTGCGCCAGGAATATTTCTTCTCGTCGGCCTCGCTTCAGGACATTCTGCGCCGCCACTTGCAGCAATATCCCGACCTGACCAATCTGCCGGAAAAGGTCTCCATCCAGCTCAACGACACGCATCCGGCCATTTCCATCGCCGAATTGATGCGCCTTCTGTGCGATATTCACGGCATGGAATTCGAAGAGGCCTGGACACTGACGCGCGGCACCTTCTCCTACACCAACCACACGCTTCTGCCCGAAGCGCTGGAAAGCTGGCCAGTGCCGCTGCTGGAACGCCTGCTGCCACGTCACATGCAGATCATCTACGCGATCAATGCCAACACCCTTCTGGTTGCCCGCAAGGAACAGACGATGAGCGACCAGCAGGTCCGCTCCATTTCGCTGATCGAAGAAGGCGGAGAACGCCGGGTGCGCATGGGCAACCTCGCCTTCATCGGCTCGCATTCCATCAACGGCGTGTCGGCGCTTCACACAGAGCTCATGAAGGTCACGGTGTTTTCCGACCTGCACAAGCTCTACCCGGACCGCATCAACAACAAGACCAACGGCATCACCCCACGCCGCTGGCTTATGCAGTGCAATCCGGGCCTGACGGACCTCATCCGCCAGTCCATCGGCGACGAATTCCTTGACGATGCCGAAAAGCTCGCAGCACTCGACCGTTTTGCCGAAGACAAGGGCTTTCGCGAAAAGTTTGCCGAAATCAAGCGGCAGAACAAGGCGCGCCTTGCCAATGTCGTGGCACAGCGCATGGGCATCCGCCTCGATCCATCCGCTATGTTCGATATTCAGATCAAGCGCATCCACGAATATAAGCGCCAGCTTCTGAACCTCGTCGAAGCCGTTGCTCTTTATGATCAAATCCGCTCACGCCCGGAACTGGATTGGGTGCCACGCGTTAAGTTCTTCGCTGGCAAAGCAGCACCGAGTTATCACAACGCCAAGCTGATCATAAAGCTCGCCAATGATATCGCGCGTGTCATCAATAACGATCCGGCGGTGCGGGGTCTTCTGAAAGTGGTTTTCATTCCAAATTATAACGTGTCCCTTGCCGAAATCATGGTTCCGGCTGCTGACCTGTCAGAGCAGATTTCGACGGCTGGCATGGAAGCATCCGGCACCGGCAACATGAAATTCGGTCTGAACGGCGCGCTGACCATCGGCACGCTCGACGGTGCCAATGTCGAAATGCTTGAGCATGTCGGCAAGGACAATATCGTCATTTTCGGCAAGACCGCAGAAGAGGTTTCGCAGGCACGCTCGGAAGGTCACGATCCGCGCGCCATCATCGAAAATTCCGCTGAACTGTCGCAGGCGCTGTCATCCATCGCCTCTGGCGTCTTCTCGCCTGATGACCGGTCCCGTTTTTCGGAACTGATGGACGGCATCTATAACAATGACTGGTTCATGGTCGCCGCCGATTTCGACGCTTACGCCCAGGCACAGCGTGATGTCGACGCAATCTGGAGCGATCCTTCGAGCTGGTACGAAAAAACCGTACGCAATACGGCACGCATGGGCTGGTTCTCGTCCGACCGGACGATCCGGCAATATGCAACCGAAATCTGGAGGGCCTGA
- the glgB gene encoding 1,4-alpha-glucan branching protein GlgB — translation MKKPLNTADDKKTGAINPAEIEAIKSGLHSNPFAVLGVHQTPDGFVARCFIPGAEEVTVMTLDGTVAGELTRTDADGFFEGPIEISKRQPVRYRALRDDAEWAVTDPYSFGPVLGPMDDYLVREGSHLRLFDKMGAHPLKLEGVEGFHFAVWAPNARRVSVVGDFNNWDGRRHVMRFRKDTGIWEIFAPDVYAGCSYKFEIIGPHGELLPLKADPYARRAELRPKNASVTTPELVQEWSDEAHRKHWASIDQRRQPISIYEVHASSWQYNDNGEFLTWDELAARLIPYCADMGFTHIEFMPVTEHPYDPSWGYQTTGLYAPTARFGEPEGFARFVNGAHKVGIGVILDWVPAHFPVDEHGLKWFDGSALYEHADPRQGFHPDWNTAIYNFGRVEVMSYLINNALYWAEKFHLDGLRVDAVASMLYLDYSRKEGEWVPNEYGGRENLESVRFLQQMNTLIYGNHPGVMTIAEESTSWPKVSQPVHEGGLGFGFKWNMGFMHDTLSYFQREPVHRKFHHQELSFGLLYAFSENFVLPISHDEVVHGKGSMIAKMPGDDWQKFANLRAYYAFMWGYPGKKLLFMGQEFAQWSEWSEKSSLDWNLLQYHMHEGMRRLVRDLNFMYRSKAALHARDCEPEGFQWLSADDHENSVFAWLRLAPGEKPVAVISNLTPVYRENFYVPLPTAGRWREVLNTDAEIYGGTGKGNGGRVQAVDAGGTIGATLTLPPLAVIMLELEA, via the coding sequence ATGAAGAAACCGCTCAACACTGCCGACGACAAAAAGACTGGCGCCATCAACCCGGCGGAAATCGAGGCAATCAAGAGCGGTTTGCATTCCAACCCCTTTGCCGTGCTCGGCGTTCACCAGACGCCGGACGGCTTCGTGGCCCGTTGCTTCATTCCCGGTGCGGAAGAAGTAACGGTCATGACCCTTGATGGCACGGTCGCCGGGGAGCTGACGCGGACCGATGCGGATGGCTTCTTCGAAGGACCGATCGAGATTTCGAAGCGCCAGCCTGTTCGCTACAGAGCCCTGCGTGACGATGCAGAATGGGCGGTGACCGATCCCTATAGTTTCGGTCCCGTTCTCGGCCCCATGGACGACTACCTCGTGCGGGAAGGCTCGCATCTTCGCCTGTTCGACAAGATGGGCGCGCACCCATTGAAGCTGGAAGGCGTCGAAGGTTTTCACTTTGCCGTCTGGGCACCGAATGCGCGGCGCGTGTCGGTCGTCGGTGACTTCAACAATTGGGACGGTCGCCGCCATGTCATGCGCTTCCGCAAGGACACCGGCATCTGGGAAATCTTTGCGCCGGACGTTTATGCCGGTTGCAGCTACAAATTCGAAATCATCGGCCCGCATGGCGAGTTGCTGCCGCTGAAAGCCGACCCCTATGCCCGCCGCGCCGAACTGCGCCCGAAGAATGCTTCGGTCACCACACCGGAACTTGTTCAGGAGTGGAGCGATGAGGCACACCGCAAGCACTGGGCCAGCATAGACCAGCGCCGCCAGCCGATCAGCATCTACGAAGTGCATGCCTCATCGTGGCAGTACAACGACAATGGCGAGTTTCTGACATGGGACGAACTGGCCGCACGGCTCATCCCCTACTGCGCCGACATGGGCTTTACCCATATCGAATTCATGCCTGTAACCGAGCACCCCTATGATCCGTCCTGGGGCTATCAGACCACCGGCCTCTATGCCCCGACCGCGCGTTTCGGCGAGCCCGAAGGCTTTGCCCGCTTCGTCAATGGCGCGCACAAGGTTGGTATCGGCGTCATTCTGGACTGGGTGCCCGCCCACTTCCCGGTCGATGAGCACGGTCTGAAATGGTTCGATGGGTCGGCCCTTTACGAACATGCCGATCCACGTCAGGGTTTCCACCCGGACTGGAATACCGCGATCTACAATTTCGGTCGCGTCGAGGTCATGTCTTACCTCATCAACAACGCACTCTACTGGGCCGAGAAATTCCATCTCGATGGCCTGCGCGTCGATGCCGTAGCGTCCATGCTCTATCTCGATTATTCCCGCAAGGAAGGCGAGTGGGTGCCCAATGAATATGGCGGTCGTGAGAACCTGGAATCCGTGCGTTTCCTCCAGCAGATGAACACGCTGATCTACGGCAACCATCCCGGCGTTATGACCATCGCCGAAGAATCCACCTCGTGGCCGAAGGTATCGCAGCCGGTTCATGAGGGCGGTCTCGGTTTCGGCTTTAAGTGGAACATGGGCTTCATGCATGACACGCTGAGCTATTTCCAGCGCGAGCCTGTGCACCGCAAGTTCCACCATCAGGAACTCAGCTTCGGCCTGCTCTATGCCTTCTCAGAAAATTTCGTGCTGCCGATTTCCCATGACGAAGTGGTGCACGGCAAGGGCTCGATGATTGCCAAGATGCCGGGAGATGACTGGCAGAAATTCGCCAACCTTCGCGCCTATTACGCCTTCATGTGGGGTTATCCCGGCAAGAAGCTGCTGTTCATGGGCCAGGAATTCGCACAGTGGAGCGAATGGAGCGAGAAGTCGTCGCTCGACTGGAACCTGCTGCAATATCATATGCATGAGGGCATGCGCCGCCTCGTGCGCGATCTCAACTTCATGTACCGCTCGAAAGCCGCGCTGCATGCGCGCGATTGTGAACCGGAGGGCTTCCAGTGGCTTTCGGCGGATGACCATGAAAACTCCGTTTTTGCATGGCTTCGCTTGGCACCCGGTGAAAAACCGGTGGCGGTCATCAGCAACCTGACGCCTGTCTATCGCGAGAATTTCTACGTGCCGCTGCCCACCGCCGGCCGCTGGCGCGAGGTTCTCAACACCGATGCCGAGATTTACGGCGGCACCGGCAAAGGCAATGGCGGACGCGTGCAGGCCGTCGATGCAGGCGGCACGATCGGAGCGACGCTGACATTGCCGCCGCTTGCCGTCATCATGCTGGAACTGGAAGCTTGA
- the glgC gene encoding glucose-1-phosphate adenylyltransferase, producing the protein MSEKRIQPLARDAMAYVLAGGRGSRLKELTDRRAKPAVYFGGKARIIDFALSNALNSGIRRIGVATQYKAHSLIRHLQRGWDFFRPERNESFDILPASQRVSETQWYEGTADAVFQNIDIIESHGPEYMVILAGDHIYKMDYEYMLQQHVDSGADVTIGCLEVPRMEAVGFGVMHVNEKDEIIDFIEKPADPPGIPGNPDFALASMGIYVFHTKFLMECLRRDAADPNSSRDFGKDIIPHIVQHGKAVAHRFASSCVRSDFENGPYWRDVGTIDAYWQANIDLTDIVPDLDIYDKSWPIWTYAEILPPAKFVHDDENRRGSATSSVVAGDCIISGSSLNRSLLFTGVRANSYSRLENAVVLPSVKIGRHAQLSNVVIDHGVVIPEGLVVGEDHDLDAKRFRRTDSGICLITQSMIDKLDL; encoded by the coding sequence ATGAGTGAAAAAAGAATTCAGCCACTGGCACGTGATGCAATGGCCTATGTGCTGGCCGGTGGCCGTGGCAGCCGCCTGAAGGAACTCACCGACCGTCGCGCAAAGCCTGCCGTCTATTTCGGCGGCAAGGCGCGCATCATCGATTTCGCCCTGTCGAATGCACTCAATTCCGGTATTCGCCGCATTGGCGTTGCCACCCAGTACAAGGCCCACTCGCTGATCCGCCACCTCCAGCGCGGCTGGGACTTCTTCCGTCCCGAACGTAACGAAAGTTTCGATATTCTGCCCGCCTCCCAGCGCGTATCCGAAACGCAGTGGTATGAAGGCACCGCCGACGCGGTCTTCCAGAACATCGACATCATCGAGTCCCACGGCCCGGAATATATGGTCATTCTGGCGGGCGACCACATTTACAAGATGGACTATGAATACATGCTGCAACAGCATGTGGACTCAGGTGCCGATGTCACCATCGGCTGCCTTGAAGTGCCGCGCATGGAAGCCGTCGGTTTTGGCGTCATGCACGTCAACGAGAAGGATGAAATCATCGATTTCATCGAAAAGCCCGCCGATCCGCCAGGCATTCCCGGCAATCCGGATTTCGCCCTGGCGTCCATGGGCATCTACGTGTTCCACACGAAATTCCTGATGGAATGCCTGCGTCGCGATGCTGCCGACCCGAATTCCAGCCGCGATTTCGGCAAGGATATCATTCCCCATATCGTGCAGCATGGTAAGGCCGTGGCTCACCGTTTCGCATCGTCCTGCGTACGTTCCGATTTTGAAAATGGTCCTTACTGGCGCGATGTCGGTACCATCGATGCATACTGGCAGGCCAATATTGACCTCACCGATATCGTTCCCGACCTCGACATCTACGACAAGTCCTGGCCGATCTGGACCTATGCGGAAATCCTGCCGCCTGCCAAATTCGTGCATGACGATGAAAACCGCCGGGGTTCGGCGACCTCGTCTGTCGTCGCGGGTGACTGCATCATCTCCGGCTCGTCGCTCAATCGCAGCCTGTTGTTCACCGGTGTCCGGGCCAATTCCTACTCACGCCTTGAGAATGCCGTTGTGCTGCCGAGTGTGAAAATCGGACGCCACGCGCAGCTCAGCAACGTGGTGATCGACCATGGCGTCGTCATTCCAGAAGGGCTCGTCGTTGGAGAGGACCATGACCTGGACGCAAAGCGCTTCCGCCGGACAGATAGCGGCATTTGCCTCATCACCCAATCGATGATCGACAAGCTGGATTTGTAG
- the glgA gene encoding glycogen synthase GlgA, whose protein sequence is MNVLSVASEVYPLIKTGGLADVAGALPIALKAYGVTTRTLVPGYPAVKAAVSDAVKIAEFTDLLGESADLLEAHHEGLDLLILDAPAYFDRPAGPYLDSTGKDFEDNWKRFAALSLAAAQIAQGKLADWQPDLLHAHDWQAAMAPVYMRYAETPEIPSVLTIHNIAFQGQFGANIFSQLGLPAHAFNTESIEYYNDISFLKGGVQTSTAISTVSPSYAEEILTPEFGMGLDGVIRSRAHVMHGIVNGIDAEVWNPATDHLINDNYSAANLKLRARNKVSVANHFRIDQGDGPLFCVVSRLTWQKGIDLVTEVVDDIVAMGGRLVVLGAGEIALEGALLAAASRHPGRVGVAIGYNEPLSHLMQAGCDAIIIPSRFEPCGLTQLYALRYGCIPVVARNGGLNDTVIDANHAAVAAKVATGVQFTSITPEGLRQAIRRTVRYYHDQKLWTQMQKQGMKSDVSWEKSAGLYAALYAQLISKGQ, encoded by the coding sequence ATGAATGTTCTGTCGGTTGCATCCGAAGTCTATCCACTCATCAAGACCGGGGGGCTCGCCGATGTCGCTGGCGCGCTTCCCATCGCGCTCAAGGCCTATGGCGTTACCACCCGCACGCTGGTTCCCGGCTATCCCGCCGTCAAGGCGGCGGTATCGGATGCGGTCAAGATCGCCGAATTCACCGACCTCTTGGGCGAAAGCGCCGATTTGTTGGAAGCGCATCATGAGGGGCTGGACCTCCTGATCCTCGATGCACCCGCTTACTTCGACCGCCCGGCTGGCCCCTACCTCGATTCCACCGGCAAGGATTTCGAGGATAACTGGAAGCGCTTTGCAGCCCTGTCTCTGGCCGCAGCCCAAATTGCGCAGGGCAAGCTGGCGGATTGGCAACCGGACCTACTGCACGCCCACGACTGGCAGGCGGCTATGGCGCCGGTCTACATGCGCTATGCAGAAACGCCGGAAATTCCCAGCGTTCTCACCATCCACAACATCGCGTTTCAGGGTCAGTTCGGCGCAAATATCTTTAGCCAGTTGGGCCTGCCCGCCCATGCCTTCAACACGGAAAGCATCGAATACTACAACGATATCAGCTTCCTCAAAGGCGGCGTGCAGACATCAACGGCCATCAGCACGGTCAGCCCATCCTATGCAGAGGAAATTCTGACGCCGGAATTCGGCATGGGGCTGGATGGCGTTATCAGAAGCCGCGCCCATGTCATGCATGGCATCGTCAATGGTATCGACGCAGAGGTCTGGAACCCCGCAACCGACCACCTCATCAACGACAATTATTCCGCCGCCAACCTCAAGCTGCGGGCGCGCAACAAGGTTTCGGTCGCCAATCATTTCCGCATCGATCAGGGGGACGGCCCGCTGTTTTGCGTGGTCTCGCGCCTGACATGGCAAAAGGGTATCGATCTCGTCACCGAGGTCGTGGATGACATCGTCGCCATGGGCGGACGTCTGGTCGTGTTGGGTGCTGGCGAGATTGCGCTGGAAGGTGCTCTTCTGGCCGCAGCCTCGCGCCATCCGGGCCGCGTCGGCGTAGCCATCGGCTACAACGAACCGCTGTCTCACCTCATGCAGGCGGGCTGCGATGCCATCATCATCCCCTCGCGCTTCGAACCTTGCGGCCTGACCCAGCTTTATGCGCTGCGCTACGGCTGTATTCCTGTGGTTGCGCGAAACGGCGGGCTGAACGATACGGTTATCGATGCCAACCACGCAGCCGTTGCCGCGAAGGTGGCAACCGGCGTGCAATTCACCTCGATCACGCCGGAAGGCTTGCGCCAGGCTATCAGGCGCACGGTGCGCTATTATCACGATCAGAAACTGTGGACGCAGATGCAGAAGCAGGGCATGAAATCGGATGTTTCCTGGGAAAAAAGCGCTGGCCTTTACGCCGCGCTCTACGCCCAACTTATTTCGAAAGGCCAGTAA